Proteins from a genomic interval of Sporolactobacillus sp. Y61:
- a CDS encoding ABC transporter ATP-binding protein, producing the protein MVLSVAIDQAGYESGSPILRNIHFSVRPGELVGLIGPNGAGKSTTIKSILGIMKNIKGTCQIDHYAYVPERPIIYEKLTLWEHIRFLRSTLNVNEDEFLHRAHDLLERFQLTHVVHHYPESFSKGMQQKVMLILAFLKQATCYIVDEPFMGLDPKAVKKLLQLLQDEKAKGAGILMSTHVLDTAEKICDRFVLISGGRLIIQGTLDEIRMSSGLADGSLLDCFDVLTEEASHVGN; encoded by the coding sequence CTGGTGTTATCAGTAGCAATTGACCAGGCTGGTTACGAGTCGGGTTCACCGATTTTGCGAAACATCCATTTTTCCGTTCGGCCGGGAGAACTTGTCGGCTTAATCGGACCGAACGGTGCAGGAAAGAGTACCACAATCAAATCGATTCTCGGGATTATGAAGAATATTAAGGGCACGTGTCAGATTGATCATTATGCTTATGTACCTGAACGCCCAATCATATATGAGAAGCTGACTCTGTGGGAGCATATCAGGTTTTTACGATCTACGCTGAATGTAAATGAGGATGAATTTCTTCACAGGGCACATGATCTGCTTGAGCGATTCCAGTTAACCCATGTCGTTCATCACTATCCGGAAAGTTTTTCAAAAGGCATGCAGCAAAAGGTCATGCTCATCCTCGCCTTTCTGAAGCAGGCAACGTGTTACATTGTAGACGAACCCTTTATGGGGCTCGATCCTAAAGCGGTGAAAAAGCTTCTGCAGTTGCTTCAGGATGAAAAAGCGAAGGGGGCAGGGATTCTGATGTCCACCCATGTTCTTGATACAGCGGAAAAAATCTGCGACCGTTTTGTTCTGATCTCCGGCGGCAGACTGATCATTCAGGGAACCCTGGATGAGATCCGGATGTCGAGCGGTTTAGCGGATGGGTCCCTGCTTGACTGCTTTGATGTCCTGACAGAAGAGGCATCCCATGTCGGGAACTAA
- a CDS encoding MFS transporter, protein MTLAEVSEKQIKKAVTSDFVGSFSSSLFNFAISLYILKLTGSAMNFGTTLLIGPLIGILFSPVIGYVADHFDNKRVMIISQTGCALLLLLYSVLFPVLNDWHYLMVLFIVATMGLNIRFFNITYQASVSRLVDRPFIQKLNSLEQSSVALANIAGPIAAGVMFALVPFSFFIYFEVVAEIIVILIVLSMNFHLIDEPARSESESENMWTAMKQGLSYVSKRPLILFMISGASIINFLFGVFVVGFPYLMIQVLKMGNFQYSLTEAVFSAGMVVGGLVLAKLKIDRNPIGMVGRALLFVAVPIIFTILPLLFHLNTWLSTAIFSMTYFIVAVALIFTNVPMQTYMQKTIPAQYQGRVFTIMMVGCTSLQPLGMFVYGALFQYFLPIPIILASFLCFVIISLLAHRAGKSSRINEASLAD, encoded by the coding sequence ATGACTCTGGCAGAAGTATCCGAAAAACAAATCAAAAAGGCTGTAACCAGCGATTTTGTCGGCAGTTTCAGCAGTTCTTTATTCAATTTTGCAATTAGCTTATACATACTTAAGTTAACGGGATCAGCGATGAATTTCGGAACCACACTGTTAATTGGCCCGTTGATCGGCATTCTGTTCTCACCCGTCATCGGCTATGTTGCCGATCATTTTGATAATAAACGTGTGATGATCATATCCCAGACAGGCTGTGCCTTGCTGCTCCTGCTTTACAGCGTCCTGTTTCCTGTTCTGAATGACTGGCATTATCTGATGGTTCTTTTCATCGTAGCAACGATGGGCCTGAACATCCGTTTTTTCAATATAACCTATCAGGCATCTGTATCCCGGCTGGTTGACAGGCCGTTCATTCAGAAACTGAATTCACTGGAACAATCCTCGGTCGCTTTAGCCAATATTGCCGGACCGATTGCTGCCGGAGTGATGTTCGCTCTGGTACCTTTCTCCTTTTTTATTTATTTTGAAGTGGTCGCCGAAATCATCGTCATTCTGATTGTCCTCAGCATGAATTTCCATCTGATCGATGAACCTGCTCGTTCAGAATCTGAATCGGAAAATATGTGGACGGCAATGAAGCAGGGGCTGAGTTATGTCAGCAAACGACCTTTAATCCTGTTTATGATTAGCGGAGCATCGATAATCAATTTTTTATTTGGTGTTTTTGTGGTCGGGTTCCCGTATCTGATGATCCAGGTTCTGAAGATGGGAAACTTTCAGTACAGTCTGACAGAGGCGGTCTTTTCAGCAGGAATGGTAGTGGGAGGGTTAGTTTTGGCAAAATTGAAAATAGATAGAAATCCGATTGGAATGGTCGGCCGGGCCTTGCTGTTCGTTGCCGTGCCGATTATCTTCACCATTCTTCCGCTGCTCTTTCACCTGAATACCTGGCTGTCAACGGCCATTTTCAGTATGACATACTTTATCGTGGCAGTAGCACTCATCTTTACTAATGTTCCCATGCAGACATACATGCAGAAAACCATTCCTGCCCAATATCAGGGAAGAGTTTTCACGATTATGATGGTTGGCTGTACGTCACTTCAGCCACTTGGCATGTTTGTCTATGGTGCGCTGTTTCAATATTTTCTTCCGATACCGATCATCCTTGCCTCGTTCCTGTGCTTTGTCATCATCAGTCTGCTGGCTCACCGGGCAGGTAAAAGCAGCAGAATAAACGAAGCCTCCCTTGCCGATTAA
- a CDS encoding LysE/ArgO family amino acid transporter: MFLAFIHGFMLALGPILPLGAQNIFVFNQGTHARKLTDVLAAVLAASFCDTLLILLAATGASLLAFSFPVIQNLFLTAGIIFLIWIGCSIWKNTEAHQETDNGRLPAKKQITFALSVSLLNPHAILDTVGVIGTSALRYSGPEKWTFVAACISVSWVWFFVLALSGHGIGKITNGPQALRLINRLSALLIWGIAAFVAVGLIRSLSG, encoded by the coding sequence ATGTTTCTTGCTTTCATTCATGGGTTTATGTTGGCACTTGGTCCGATTTTACCTCTTGGTGCTCAGAATATTTTTGTTTTTAACCAGGGCACTCATGCCCGGAAATTGACGGATGTTCTGGCCGCAGTACTGGCTGCTTCCTTCTGTGATACACTGCTTATTCTGCTTGCTGCAACCGGGGCGTCCCTTCTTGCTTTTTCCTTCCCGGTCATTCAGAATCTGTTTCTCACCGCAGGAATCATTTTTCTGATCTGGATCGGATGTTCAATCTGGAAGAATACAGAAGCTCATCAGGAGACGGACAATGGACGGCTGCCCGCCAAAAAGCAGATCACTTTTGCCCTTTCGGTATCATTATTGAATCCTCATGCGATTCTGGATACCGTTGGCGTGATCGGGACCAGTGCACTGCGTTATTCGGGACCTGAAAAATGGACGTTTGTCGCAGCCTGTATCTCTGTGTCATGGGTCTGGTTTTTTGTACTCGCTTTATCAGGTCATGGTATCGGGAAAATCACAAACGGACCTCAGGCTTTACGACTGATTAACAGACTTTCTGCTTTACTGATCTGGGGAATTGCCGCCTTCGTCGCTGTCGGTCTAATCCGGTCGTTATCCGGCTGA